Within the Nyctibius grandis isolate bNycGra1 chromosome 4, bNycGra1.pri, whole genome shotgun sequence genome, the region AAGCCATGCTTTGCTTTGATACAGGCAGCACTAAAGATAAGAAAGCACACACCCTTATAAGGAGAAACTACactggatttttaaaacagctcaAGATAGGTTGGAATGTGGTACTTAATtgagtaaatgtaaaagaattgctttgttcttttatgttgttttataataaattctttaaaaataaattctttccaTTCAAGGTTGATAAGGAGTTATGAATAATGATGGCATTACCACAATTTTAGCATGCTGGTTCTCCCTGGCCTCCTTCTCCTATGAGAACAGTACAAGGATGACAATGGTGACATGTCCTCAGACTGTTCTCTCCTCAAAGAAGaggtttttctgtcttttgtttcAGAACATAAAGCATTGAACTCTGTAGTGTCAGGACCATTGCGTCATAAAATACCTTAGATGAGCAACTATAGGCATTGTTTTTACTTTGCTGATTTTGTgtagtttttttaattgaagttcTGATATATTTTCCACAATTCAGTATGCTTGTGCTGTTTCCATGCTTGCATTCATTCTCTTTGTTCTAATTGCCATCCAGTAGAAAATGTTTAAGTTGCATTACAATTTATGACGGTTATGGACCTCttacttatttttcctgtcttgttCTCTAGTTGAAGAAAGAATCTTCTCTCTGTTCATCTTACATATTCAgtataatttgaaattaatattgGTACTTTTCTCCTGTGTCTCATATTTGATAAGCCTTTCAATGTGCAGAATTAGAGTAAGAAACCTTTTCAATTTTTCAACGTATAGCTGTCACAAGGGAGTTTTCAGTGGGTGGAATTAGAGCATTGAATAGATGAAGAATGGAatagatttttctgaagtgctcaGTTCTAGTCTTACTCCTTCATTTCATTGGTGGataaagtaaatattaaataattaacaAAGCACTTTTTGAGATTCCTTAGAGTGAACTGCACAGCACAGCAAGATAAAAAGCTCATTTCCTGAATTGACCGGTGATTTTAGCATTGTTCATTCTAGGGTACTCAGATAATGCATCATAGAAACATAAAGTCCTGAAGCTGACCATGTGCTATATAGAAAGTAGTGAAATGAATTCATAGGCTGTTTTCTCAATTTAAATCTCTTAGAAACAAGCTCTAATCAAAGGTGATTCTGTacggttttgtttttttttttttttattgggatGTTTTTGGCATTGCCAGTACTTTGGGAACATCTCTGGTGACTcataaaatgcatgttttccaACTCATTTTGCAAACCTTCCTGCTCAACGAAAAGCTTTTAGGTGTTTTGGAAGTTTGACTTTTATTCTTGGAGCTCTATTTTGCGTCAAAACATGGAGCCACGTAGAGATGCAGGAAAGAATCAGCAGAATTCCTTTGATCACAGTCTTGGAAACTTGTATCTTGATCCAAGAAACGGAAAAGACTGAAGATAAACTACATTAAAATCATACCAGTACTACTCTGAAGAGGGCTCACAGTATGTGGAAATTGATTCTGGAGACAGaaggatgctttttttcccctcttgcagtGTGTAATGTAGGAAAGGTTTAGGATTAGAACAACAACAGCAGGATCTCAGTTGGGGGAATGGTGGTAGTTTAATTTTAGGAAGATGGATTTGGGCTAATTTCTCAGGtttaaaattattacaagcattttaaatataattgcttttattttgaaactccAAAATTAGGCAGGGCCAGGGGAGAGGTATCCATTAGATTGTTTGCAGGAACAGCTATGAGATGCATAATGTTTTATAAGTTCATATGAATAAAAAGTTTCTGTGAGCAATTTGAAGGTATTTTTCTGTTGACTGACTAATAGTTATTCCAATACCTGATAcattaatttagaaaaacattttaatgttctCTCTGACTAGATGGGACTGTTGTATACAGTGTGCATAGACTAGTATGGTGTTAGAAAGATAACAGTGTCCCCATTGTAATGCAGGTTTTAAATGTCAACTTTCTGTTCCTtaagattttcagaaaaggcCAAGATGAGTaaatttcttttggttttggattgttggggtttttttaatggtctTTCACAACTTGCCTTCATGCATTCTTTCTTATGCTGTAACGGGATATGTTTAAAGCTATAGAGCACTTATATgttcttctctttccatttgtATCATTTTATTTGTGAAGTATTATCTGGGCAAGCTTTGTGTAATTTATAGATTTGGATTAGTGAATAGTAGTTTTATACTTTGAGTTGAAAAAAACTAGATGCTTGACACATACTTGAACACTTGATCAGAAGGTCACTGTTCCACAGATCTACATCTTGCATTTGTGATACCATATGTATATGTGCATAGGGAGTACAACTTGGAAACCGGATGGTTAGTGCAGAGGCACATTAGTAATTGCCCACATCCCATCTAATGTTTGAATAAACAGCAGTTGTTGCTCTCCAGAGCAAAAGTCTACATGACACACAAGCATCAGTTACTCTTATCTTAAAAACATTATGTACTCTGTATATAATGTAACAATGGTACTGCCATGGTTATTTCTCTCAAAACCTGTAAACAGCTGCCAGTAGTTTTTTGGAATACCTAATTTTTTCACTagtgtagtaaaaaaaaaaaaacaacacacatcCCCCACACCCCCAAAACCATGCTTAGCTAAGTTATGTACATATTTGTTGGCCAGCATGAATCCAAAAATAACAGGTGAAACACGGACCCAATAGCAAAATGTTGCAAAGAGCAAATCCCATTTGAAGTATTGCCTTTATCAGGTAGGGATATTAAAATCACAATTTTTATATCCTTgggaagagaacagaagaaaagtagCAGAGTTTTTGGTAAATGAAAGGCATTCTCTCTATATCCTTCTCATGCTCTGTTTtttggttgtggggttttttttcttccccgtGGCAAAAGGTGAGCTCACATAGGGGCGACAGCCGGGTTGGTTTgttgatttctttgttttctaaaacattctcaaagtggttttttttttcatctgttttttatacatccttttttaaaagtttcaggGACCCAGAAAGATGATGTTTTATGGATAGCAATGGCAGGCACTCATCAGGTATGGGCACTGATGTTGGAAGGTGGAAAACTACCAAAGGGAAGGTAAGAAATCATAATAAGAGACATGTGAAATTGCTGTTTGTCTTGATAAACAGCTTTCAAACCCCAAAGAGAAACATAATTgaattaaactaaaaataatttttatcgACTGTACTTAGCTTGaagcttgctgcttctgttcagACTTAAAAGGCATGTGTCCTTTAAAGTCTGCCTGCTTTTTCCCACATCTGTTAGATGAAATGAAAGATGCTGCTTTTGCTATAAAACTATGACTTGGTAAGGTGTATTCATATAATTGAATGTTACTTTTCATTGCATTTGCTGAATTATATAGTGATGAATGATACACTAAGGTGAAATAAAAGTTACCACAAAAGCATTGAATAATTCCTTGTGCTGCAGTACAGCTGATTTTATAACTCACAAGTGCTTGTTCTATAGCTTCTGTTTATGCATAATGTCCGaagtatttcaaattaattcttGAACTTGGGTACTATTTTCCTTTAGTGATTTAAAGCAAGGAGTCTGCCTTCGATTTGCTGGGAGTGGAaatgaagagaacagaaacaatgCATACCCGCATAAGGCAGGCTTTGCACAGCCGTCGGGTCTTTCCCTGGCTTCCGAGGAACCATGGAGCTGCCTTTTTGTAGCGGATAGCGAGAGCAGCACTGTGCGAACCATCTCTTTGAAAGACGGAGCAGTGAAGCACCTTGTAGGAGGAGAGAGAGATCCATTGGTAATCACTTCAAACTTCCCCACACTGCCCTACTAATATTCCTCAAGCCTGACCTGGAGGAACCACTTTTGGGGTGAGAGGGTAAATCAGTTTCCGTGGCCATCAATTTCTTAACTTCAATGTTTGGAATGCAAATGTGTGCCAGTTGTGACATTCAGGTTGTAGTGCAGATTGTTGCTCCTCAGATAAGAAATTActtcacttatttttaaaatagccaaCTTGATTCAGCATTGTGCGGTCATTAAAGCCAGCTGGATTCATATTGATAACTTAAATGTGAGAGTTTCCATTTCCATGGTTAGCATCCACACTTCCCAGTTTCCAGTATCCTTGTTGTGAAGttgccttgatttttttattcctttttatgtcAGTGAATTTCCATTTAATTACAATCATTTAAATTCATGTCAACATTGAATAatcaaatgtattaatttaataaaatacattttcagaatttgtttgcttttggtgATGTGGATGGAGCAGGCATAAATGCAAAGCTGCAGCATCCCTTAGGGGTAGCATgggacaagaaaagaaaactgctctATGTGGCAGATTCCTATAATCATAAGGTAAGCATATAATAGCTTGTTATATACAGGCTTTGCAATTTTTACTACTATTAAGGATTATTTTACGAACATAGATTGTGCTTGATTCAGTTAATCTGAGGAAACCAATGGTACGAGTTCCTTAGtgggttctttttctttccttccttcccttatGGGTCCTTCTCTTTACCTCTGTTCGCTGTCACATGCTGCTGTGGCAATATGATGGTCCCTTGGCGAAGGTGAATTTGAAGTGCCGAGTTACAGTTAAGACTAAAGACCCTTTCCTTATATCTTCCTGAAGATGCTGAACTAGAGCAAAAGAGCTAGGAGTGCTTAGTCAGGAATACTGCAGGTTTGATAAAACTGTGAGAACAAGAGGACTTGCTTTTTCCTTAACAAAGGCACCCAAGTTTTGAGAAGAAGCATTGTGGGTTGCCTCCATGGAACTCTGAGATAAGAGAGATTGTTTTGCATGATTGTCCTTATGTGATGTTGTATAAGCTTTTATGTCTAGAAGGTTGTTAACTGTACATTGattaaatgcattaaaagaagtaaattgttttaatttgaagaatAAAGTATATAACACTAAATGCTTATTGAAATTTATGTGGcaaatgaaattctgtttcagGTATTGTATAAAACATAAACTTTTTCGCtattactttaagaaaaaaaaacctcatctatttttagaaaaaaaattatatagaaGTTAGCCTGCCAGTTTTGTTATGCTCTTAACTATTTTGCAAGTGTTTCCAGAAAGCAACAAACAGTAGAAAAACAAGCGTTTCAGCATACTTTTATACCAGAGGAGTAGGTGCCTTTGAAATTATGAAAGGGAACACTGAAGAGCAAAGGAAGAAGTGAAGTCCAGCAGGGAATGGAGGCAGGGGGGAAGATGTGACATGTCATTTGATAAAGTATGGTGACTTACCTTCTAGGACACACACTTGGTAGCTAAGGTACTCAAAGTTAGTGCTGGCTTCTGAAAATGTGGGACATAAGATAATGCAGAACTACTAAatcatgttgggtttttttcagaaaagtttttttgtgtctgtttgtCTTAGATTAAGGTTGTAGATCCCAAGACGAAGAACTGTGCCACCCTGGCAGGCACAGGAGAAGCAAGCAATGTTATTGGTTTCAGCTTTACACAGTCAACTTTTAATGAACCTGGAGGTTTGTGTGTTCAAGAAAAAGGCCGCTTGATGTATGTTGCAGACACAAATAATCATCAGATTAAAGTGCTggatttggaaacaaaaattcttTCCATGGCAAGTAATACTTCCTAAACAGACTGATAGTGGTGTTTCTTGATATAAATTACTATTACAGACTTTGTCAAGTGGTATAAAAATCATATAGCTAATAAACTTTTTGGGTACAGTAGCTATATTCACAGAATGTTTTGTGATTATCTGGCAAATAAACGTTGCCTGTTAGCACAGTTATTGAAAGCCTTAGTCTTTGGAAAGGCAACTTCTGCATGAAAACACGAAGTGATGGTTCTCCAGAAAAagataatacagaaaaatgagttattaaaaaatacagtgcagGTTTTCAGTATGAAAAGCATTTCATGAGCACTTTGTAACAAGTGGAAGTTGAAATCGATTACCAACTCCTGTAATTAAGCTGTAAGAGATGATTTTGGGAAGTCAGTGACTTAAAGCAGGATACATAGCAGGCTTCCAAGGTGTCAAATCAAAACCACTGTCATAATTGAGTGCTGCTGTATTTGCTTATAAATATGAAGGCAAAACAAATTCGTGCTCCTGTATGTCTTACAGTGGCACTATGTCTTAatgttttcatatatatatacacacacatatatatatgccaTAATGGTCCAACTATCTTCTTGTATGTTTCTTGCATTTAATATTACATGATCTTAATGTGCGTTTAAATTTTCACATCATATGACGTGTTGGTGGCTTTTCTGGGAGGTGACCCTTTACTTTACTGTGCAATCTCCATGGTTAAAATCTTGGATTTTATTACCAAAGCATGTAGTTTACCACTAGATTACAAGAAAATAcctataaattttatttaaggtAAAAATATAATGCAgctgttaaaattttaaattaaaggctGCTCTAAGTAGTGGATACTCTAAAGTAGTTGTAGATTTTATGGTTTTAAtagtaatattatttttatttggattaatcagttttatctttttaattttaaaaaatcattttgtccttccctttttctttgttgttgtagTAGCGTTGCACTGTCAGAAAGTTTGAGTCCATTAGCCATATTATCATGTGTTAGTTTTCCTACTACACGTCAGCTTTGAAACTGTGATTGTATTGTGAAAGcctatttgttttcagaacaaacaaaaataagtattttgtttgatttcCACTGATAGTTGCCTATCCTGAATCCAGAAGCATGCGATGTTCCAGATAACCTGCCTGTGCAAAAGGATAAGATAACAAACCTTCCAAAACTGCCTAAATCTGCACCAAATATTCAACTTCCTTCACTAACTGTAGCTCCTGGCCAGACaattcagtttttattaaagTTAACGCTTCCTCCAGATTCAAAACTGAATGAAGAAGCACCCAATTCCTGGTTTATCACAGCAGAAGGTAAAGTGCCTGTATTGTTTTATCAGTTGAACAGGAGTAGATAAGATACAAAGTGGGTTATATCATGACATGCCTGCAATACGAGGGATCTCAGCGTGATGAATCAAAATGTCCTTCCCCGTCCTGTGTTCCCTTTTGACCTCGTGATGCCATACATGTTATTTAGAGTTGATACATTTAACAGCTGGAgtacaaagattaaaaaaaaaaaaacacctgataGGCTGCTTTTTGCTTGAATTAATACAtgctgtgttgttttctttttatttaactttcttGGAACAAGCCACTGGTAGGGCTTGCAAAGGTACTGATCCCCCTTAGATGCTTGGCCTCTCCACTCTGTCTCTATGAACAGCTTATTCCAGCCCTACCATCTGTTTCTGAGAGAAAGCTCACCATGAAGATGAAGGATATTCCTGAAAGAgattcctatttttttttgcttttgtctcttCCAAAAAGTATTTGAGGTACCTTTGTACCTAACCACTTTGAACCTACTTTATCCTAATTCATATTtgcatatttctgcttttaaaagcagttagCAAATACTGTACAGGCACTGCAATTTGTTTATATGCCTCATGATTTAAAGTAGTTTCTCATTCCAGTTTGTGCTTTTGGAGTGCAAATAGACTATTTCCAGGGCAGTCAGCACCCTTTTTGGCCTACAGAACCTCCAAATATTGTTGaagtaaatatatatgtgaTAGCTTCAAGGGTTagtaaaattacagaatcacagaatcattttggttggaaaggacctttaagatcatcaagtccaaccgttaacctaacactaccaaatcAACCattaaaccatatccctaaacaccacatctagtcatcttttaaatacctccagggatggtgactccatcacttccctgggcagcctgttccactgcttgataaccctttccatgaagaaatttttcctaatatccaatctgaacctcccctggcgcaacttgaggctgtttcctcaaCGGAGAATGTAAGCAACCTAAACTCAACAAGTCATGTCAAGCTCATAAATTCTAGGGCCAACCTTTaggtattttctgaaaaatgtcaaaaccaGCACTTTGTTCATCCCACAGTAAAATACAGGGTACAATGCAGTGAGCTGGGTACGTTTATTGTGCAGTTCATAtactcttaaatatttaaatcaatgtGAAACTCAAGTTGTGTTGTAACAGTCAACGTGAACATTGCTAAGTTGCAGCAACCCACTTGTAAAACCAACGCTTCTCTTTGGAAATGCCATAATTTACCTGCAGTTTTATGCATTTATGGCAGGTATCTTACCTGGAGTACTAGACCTCTGATACAAATGTATAGCAGTCCGTTATTTAAGGATTTTTGCTTGCATATCTCAGAATAAATTTTAATAGAGCATATAGGACAAACTGCAGATCCATTGCATTTAAGTAAGATGTACTGTATATATACCTATAGTTCTGAAGCAAAGTTATGGATCTCTCCATCTTTAAATATCTGCTAAAGAGGCATttgtaaattactttttctttgtcCATGACTGAAAAAATCAGGAACGAAGTTTCCCCTCATGTTGCACATGGAAAGAAAGTCCATGTTGTCCTATAGGTAAAATTAGTGTTTTCTGTAGGTTTCGGATGTGTTGTTAAATATCCTAATGATAAAACTTGTTCTTCTTTTACAGATAATGCCTGGTTGCTTCAAGGACAGTGTCTGTCTGGAGAAATAAAGGATGTTTCCTGTCAAACTGTCATTCCATTTCAGTTACCCAGGAGCTGTCTGTCAGCTGAAGCTCTCCTGGCTGTCAAAGCGTGCCTCTACTATTGCAGCACAGGTAGCAGTGCCTGTATGATGAAAGGAATCTCATTCAGTCAGCCTTTACGGATAGCTAGTACCAACCAAGGCAGCTTGACTCAAGTTGAACTGATACACACGTTTTTAACCAACTAACCCAAAGCCAGCTGATTTCATACTTTATTTTACTCTCTGCCATTTCTGTAGGAGAAAATACAAATAGAtaacttttctctgcttttcattttcctgcagcTTATGACAAAGCGAAGAAATAATATACTTGGTAAAATGAAGTAGAGTTCCCTACAGCTTAACATGAAAGTTTATTGTCACAACCTCATTTCATTACGGTAGTAGGAATAATATTGTAATACTCTAGACTCTGTTGCCAATTCTGAATATATTGGGTGTATGCCATTCTAAGCGAGGAGCAACAATTTTTAGAGTCCTTTTGAAAGAACAGGTGTTACTTTATGATGTTACTGTAAGAAGTTCTTTGCACTGCACATACTGTTAGAATAGCTAGATCATTTTGGACTAACAGTTACAAATTCCTTTTGTGCCCTTATTAAATTTTAATGGAATGTCAAAACTAAGAGTTTCTTTTTGCAGGCTGTAAAAGAACtatcttgcttatttttctgtaatgacaTTTATGAcacatgtattttgaaaatacatcttAAACTAGGTGCAGCTCTAATTTTATGCAAACTGAGTGTTTTGCTTAACTAGATATGACCACCTTATATGAAGGGCATAGTTTCATGGAagaatttctgtgaaaacaagtgTTCAAGTTCCTACAGAAGAATTTCATGCTAATCTCTAACAAAGAATGTGCCTCTctaatgtgtatatatatgaattaaaaaaaaacacaaaaccatgCTGGAGTTTTTTTGATACATGccaatttacattttttagtAATTGGTAGATAATGGTTGAATATCtaaactgcaaaaattaaatGTCAACCATTTTAAGCAGGGTGAATCACTTTCCTGCTTCTATGATTTCTCTGTAAAGACTTGTCTGAAGACTTCTGTATTGCAAATACATAATATTAAGAAGAATGTTATACTCTTGAAGGCTGATTCAGGGTCTTTTGAAGTCACTGTTAGTCCCCTGATCTGTAATAGTGGCCACTGAACCAGAACTGTATATTTAATAATGGATTATTCACATTCTCGTTTAGAGGTTCTGAGCTTTTACTAGAAAACTGGTAACCTAATCTTTGAGTAAGGTGCTTTAAAACTGTATTACAAAACTCTGCCTTTGGTGTTAAGTGTTTTGCAAGTAAAATTCCTTCAATTTGCCATAGTAAGAAGCAGGAATACAGGAGAGGGTGCAAGTTTTTTACTTGAACTGGAGGAGCTTTCACAGTGCTTAAGTGGTAATTGGATTAGGCTCTGTGCTCTGGTCATAAGGATCAGTTCTGAGAAGATTATTTTGTTTGAAGATAGTATTTTAACATATATTATAAAGCACAGTAGTGAAAGAATTTTTATATAGTCTTTTCTAAAACAATCACCATTGTTCCTGACAGCTGTCAGTAAATCCCAGTATGATTTGTTGCTCTTTCTTACTTGAAGGCTGACTGAAATGTTGGTTGTGAACCCAAGAGGCTTTTGTTTTAAGGGA harbors:
- the NHLRC2 gene encoding NHL repeat-containing protein 2, translated to MAAGGLAGLLPAQTQLEYALLDADTPQEKENLVYQYLKKMDSRERDLTVPELGGDLQWLNTEGPISLHKDLCGKVVVLDFFTYCCINCLHLLPDLQALEHQYSDKDGLIIVGVHSAKFPNEKVLDNIKSAVLRYNIVHPVVNDADAALWHELEVSCWPTLVILGPRGNMLFSLVGEGHREKLFLFTSVTLKFYKERGQIKDNNIGIKLYRDSLPPSPLLFPGKVTVDNSGERLVIADTGHHRILVTQKNGQILHIIGGPNSGRRDGRFSEAAFNSPQGIAIKNNVIYVADTENHLIRKIDLELEMVTTVAGIGIQGVDKEGGAKGEEQPISSPWDVVFGNSVSGTQKDDVLWIAMAGTHQVWALMLEGGKLPKGSDLKQGVCLRFAGSGNEENRNNAYPHKAGFAQPSGLSLASEEPWSCLFVADSESSTVRTISLKDGAVKHLVGGERDPLNLFAFGDVDGAGINAKLQHPLGVAWDKKRKLLYVADSYNHKIKVVDPKTKNCATLAGTGEASNVIGFSFTQSTFNEPGGLCVQEKGRLMYVADTNNHQIKVLDLETKILSMLPILNPEACDVPDNLPVQKDKITNLPKLPKSAPNIQLPSLTVAPGQTIQFLLKLTLPPDSKLNEEAPNSWFITAEDNAWLLQGQCLSGEIKDVSCQTVIPFQLPRSCLSAEALLAVKACLYYCSTGSSACMMKGISFSQPLRIASTNQGSLTQVELIHTFLTN